The Paenibacillus polymyxa M1 DNA segment CAGTGCGCTTTGCACTGCCTGATCGACGTACCTGCAGTTATAAAACGGAATTACGATCGTTACACTCGGTCTCATCTCGTTTCTTCCTTTCTGGCTCGACTGTAGCCAATCATATCCTTCAGTGATTGCCCTAACGGAATGGTTGGCATCCAGCCCAGTTCCTCTAGTTCCTTTGGCTGATATACATCCGTGGACGCCTCTTCTGTCACATCTCCCCATTGTATGGCAACAGGGGTGTCTGCCAACGCAATCATACGTTCTACGATATCCCCCAACTGCATCATCTTGCCTGAGCAAACAGGGTATACACGCCCCGGAACACCTCGCTCCAGTAGCACGCTATACGCTCGGACAGCATCGCGCACGTCCAGAAAATCTCGCAGCGCATGCCGTGAAGAAACCTGAAACGGAGTCGGTGCAGAAACGGAAGCAAGGGCAGGGGGCTCTACATTCTGCACGTCTCGCACGCTCTGCTCGGTCCGTGCGATATAGCCTGCCAACAGTGCACAGAAACCGGTGGAGGGACCCGGGCCGATCAGATTGCAAGGCTCCGCCAGCATGACGGATTGATCGAACAGCGCACCCCACGAAAGCGCGACTGCCTCTTGAAGGCTTTTGCTGAGGCTGTACGGGTGCGGAGGATAATACGGTGCCTGCAAAGCCGTCTTTAGGCGAGAACCCGCCACTACAATTCGGACTTTTGGGAAAGGGCGCAGTACATCCAGCAGATACAATGTGGACAGTACATTGGATTCCATGTACAGCAGTGGACTTTGCCATGATTCAGGCACCGAATTTTTACCGCCCAGATGAAGCACATAATCCGGTGCAATTTGGCGGATTACTTCGCCAAGACGTTTCTTATCAAGCAAATCACATACATAAGGCGTGATACAGACGTGAGTGCCGACATCCGGACTAGGATACTCATCATCTCCAGCCAGTGAGGTCAGCTTTGATGCGGAAGCGGCAGTGCGAGTCAGCGCCGCCACCTCCCAGCCGAGCTGTGCAAAATAGAGGCAGGCGTGCATCCCGGTATAGCCTGCCGCTCCGGTAATGACTATGACAGGCCGACGTTGTTCCGCTGTGCTTCTGTCCATTCCAGCAGCTCCTTCAGCATGATGCTGTAGTGAGGAACATCGTAGAGCAGATCGGCCCGGGTAGAACGAAGCGTCCGATCTTGCACCGGCTCATCTTTCGGCACGATCCGAATATCCTCCCTCTTCCAGATGTCTTTGAACAGCAGTAGCAAATCATGTTTACTGATCGGTTCGGGGTGAACCAGATGAATGAGTCCGTCTAGCGGCTCATTCATAAGCACCTGTATCGCTTTAGCCAATTCCAGTGTCGTGACCCCGTTCCAAAAGACGCGGCGATATCCGTCAACATCTCCGCTCTGCTGTAAAAACCAGTGCAGCAGACCAATGCCTTCCCTCCGAATTTCCGGACCGATAATAGAGGTACGAATAGTCAGATGCCCTGCCGCCTTTACTTCTCCGAGTATTTTCGTCACAGCATAGGCGCTTGTCCCGTCAGGCTGATCCGTCTCCTTGTACAAACCAGGAGCACGCTTTCCCTCGAATACACAATCCGTGCTGATATGAATGAGTCGGGCACCGATGCTGTCCGCCGTCCGCCGGAGAAGATGCGGCAACAGTCCATTGATTTGGTATGCTGTAATCTGATCCTCCCCGGCATACTGATTCAGCACACCCACCGCGTTGATGATGACGTCTGGCCGCA contains these protein-coding regions:
- a CDS encoding NAD-dependent epimerase/dehydratase family protein; this translates as MDRSTAEQRRPVIVITGAAGYTGMHACLYFAQLGWEVAALTRTAASASKLTSLAGDDEYPSPDVGTHVCITPYVCDLLDKKRLGEVIRQIAPDYVLHLGGKNSVPESWQSPLLYMESNVLSTLYLLDVLRPFPKVRIVVAGSRLKTALQAPYYPPHPYSLSKSLQEAVALSWGALFDQSVMLAEPCNLIGPGPSTGFCALLAGYIARTEQSVRDVQNVEPPALASVSAPTPFQVSSRHALRDFLDVRDAVRAYSVLLERGVPGRVYPVCSGKMMQLGDIVERMIALADTPVAIQWGDVTEEASTDVYQPKELEELGWMPTIPLGQSLKDMIGYSRARKEETR
- a CDS encoding dTDP-4-dehydrorhamnose reductase family protein → MKLLILGGNGMAGHVLVDYFQNQGRHNVFYTTRDPENKGGLLLDVRDSFMVEQLVRSVRPDVIINAVGVLNQYAGEDQITAYQINGLLPHLLRRTADSIGARLIHISTDCVFEGKRAPGLYKETDQPDGTSAYAVTKILGEVKAAGHLTIRTSIIGPEIRREGIGLLHWFLQQSGDVDGYRRVFWNGVTTLELAKAIQVLMNEPLDGLIHLVHPEPISKHDLLLLFKDIWKREDIRIVPKDEPVQDRTLRSTRADLLYDVPHYSIMLKELLEWTEAQRNNVGLS